Sequence from the Deltaproteobacteria bacterium genome:
TTTAGAATGCCAAGCGGGACAGGCATCCATGCATTGAAGTATTTCGAGGATTAAAATCTTCGCCTGACGCAGCCTGGCCGCCGCTGTCTGGCGGGCTTGTCACGCCGTAGCCATAGCGAAGGCGGAAGATTGGGGAAAAAGGCCATTTATGGATGGACACTAGTTAAATCATCTGTTCCGATTCAGGGCAGCCCGTAAATCCAGGTTGAAACCGGCAGGTACCTTTGGCCGGGGGAACCTTCGTGTTTTTTCTCCGGGATTTGCAGGAAGGAATTTCAAACGTCATGCTTCCTGAAAGGAGGATAACATCATGATGGGACAATTCCGGTACAAAGCCTTAAACGGAATCAGGGCGCTTCGTCGATGGGTGGTACCCTATATTCTTTCCGAACTGCACCCCGATAAATTTCATCCTGTCCTTTGTTATCTCTTCACGGACTGGAAATGCAACGTGGATTGCCATTACTGCTTCCAGAACGACAACGCCAGACCCGGTATGAGCTGGGAGACGGCCAAATCCTCAATCGATTGGCTTAAGGCCATAGGATGTCGTGTGCTCTCGATTATGGGTGGTGAACCCCTGATCAGGAAAAAATTTATTCTCGATGTGATCCGTTATGGTTCTGAAAACGGTTTCTTCGTCTATCTGCCGACAAACGGGCAGCTCATGGATGAAAGATTCATCGACGAGATGGGAGAGGCCGGCCTGGCCGCCCTCAACCTTGCGGTGGATTGTGTGGAGCCGAAGCCCGGACTTCCCAAGGCCTTTTCGAAGATTGAGCCACAGTTTCGTTATCTGGTGAAACAACAGGAAAAATACGGGTATCTTGTCTTTCTCAATATCAACATTTGCCGAAACAATATCGAGGATGCCAGGAGACTCACGGAGATCGCCCATGAGTACCGCATCGGCACGGATTATCACCTGAATGAGGCGCCTCACGATTTCGTGCGGACAGATCATTATAAACACAAGGAGGACAGCCTCTATATCCTTCCGGAGCAATATGATCAGGTGGACGAGTTATTGGACTGGCTCATAGAAAAACAACAAAGGGATCGCTGGCCCATGGTCAATCCGGTCGCCCATCTGGAGACACTGAAAAAGAGGATGAGAGGGACTATTCCGGCATGGGACTGTCGGGCCGGCCAGAGCGGATTTCTCATCCGGCCTGATGGGAGCCTTGCCCCCTGTTTCGACATGATCACCTATGATCATGATTGGGGCCATATCTGGAGGCCCAGGTTCGATCCCGAAGAATTGAAGGCCCTCAAGGCGAAGTGCCTTCCAAATTGTTCGTCCACCTGTTTCTATACCTTGGGACACTATTATAATCCCCGATACATCCCCGAGTGGGTCCGAAAACACGCGAGGGTGGGCTGAAAAGGACTGATTCCGGAATGTTAGGCCGGGGAGAGAAGGGGCCATCCCTCGAGTGTGCTTGAAAGGGAGGCGTCATTGAGACCGGAGATACGGATCGGGACTTCGGGATGGAATTACGATCATTGGAAAGGTCTCTTCTACCCAGAGGATCACCCCAAGTCGAGATGGTTGGAGTATTACTCCGGCCATTTCGACACGGTCGAACTCAATGCCACATTCTACCGTCTGCCGGCCCATACAACCTTTCTCAATTGGCACAGGCGTACCCCGGATTCTTTTTTGTGGTCCCTAAAGGCCAGCAGGTACCTGACCCATGTGCGAAGACTCGATGATCCTGAAGAACCCCTTCAGCGTTTCTACGAGGCGAGCGAAGGGCTCCAGAACAAGCGCGGTCCCATCCTCTTCCAGTTACCCCCGAGCCTTGCCTACGATGAAGGACTCCTGAAAAATTTTCTAGATCACTTGGATCCGGCCTGTCTCCATACGCTGGAAGTACGGCATCCCTCCTGGCTCCGGGACGATTTTTTCCGCGCCCTCGAGGAGTCCAACATCGCCTTTTGCATCTCCGACACGGCGGGCCGCTATCCATACACCGAGACCGTTACGGCCGACTTTGTTTACATCCGGCTCCACGGGTCAAAGACCCTCTATAAGTCATCCTATACGGAGGAAGAATTGTCCCTCTGGGCAGAGAAGATCAGGGCCTGGAACCGGACCACCTTTGTGTACTTCGACAACGATTACGGGGGACATGCCATAATGAATGCCAGGCGCCTGAAAGAACTCCTGAGCCTTCACCCCCACGTCGAATGACCCTTTCCTCACAGTCGGTCCATGGATCGATTCAGGTCTTTTAATCGAAAAAATAGGTGTTTCACCCCATGGGTTCCATCCTTGACTCTCATTACAATGATTTATTGAAACCTTGACCGACCGATTGTCTCTTATCAAGCGACCCACCTTCGGGCGAAATTCGAACAATGATATCAAATCAGGGAGGAACAATTCATGGAAGAGAAAAAGGACAAGGCCGCTTTCATTTGTGTAAAGGACACACTGGACGGCGCTTATCCGTCGCTGGTCCTTGCCATCAACGCGGCCCGTCAGGGGATGGAGGCCAAGGTTTTCTATTCCTTCATGGGGTTGAATATGCTCCTGAAAGGGGGAGCGGAAAGGGCCAAGTTCATTCCTCCCGGGGTGATGGGTGCCATTCCCGGCATGTCCACGATCGCTACGGGAATGATGAAAAAGAAGATTGACAAGGCCAACATCCCCAGCCTGGCCGAGCTCCAGGAGATAGCCCAACTGGAGGGCGTCGAGTTGATCGCATGCAAAATGAGTGTGGACATGATGGAGATCGATGAAAGCAAGCTAATTGAAGGGGCCATTGTCTGGACGGCGGAGGATTTCATCAAGTATGCCAAGGATTGCAGGATCTGCCTCTTCACCTAATCGTGCCCCAGGGGACCTTGTCCTTGACGCAGGAACAGGTGTCTCCAAATTCGGGATACAGCCTACAGCCCTTATCTTCTGATGCGTTCCTTTTGTCGCCTCACCTTTCGGATCCATCCAGGATCCTGTTGGAGGTAAATCTCTGCAAGACGGTTGAATTCCAATGCCTGGCCCCTGTTTCCCTTCATGATCCAGGCCTCGGCCAGGTAGTAATAGTTGCGGCCGTTACGGGGATCAAGAGCCACGGCCCTTTCAAGGATCCGGATTGCATCATCGGGTCTTTCGGCCTCCAGGAGCAGGCGGGCCTCTTCCGTGAGCCTTAAAGAGGCAAGGGTCCGGGGGCCGAGTCTTCTCCCGGGTTCAGGGACGCCGGGAGGGGAGGCGGGTGCCACCTTGGAAGGTGGTTCCGGTGCCCGGGCTGCAGGGGATTCACGTATTACGGGGGCACAACCCGCGGCAAGGAAGAGCACACATGCCAAGAGACCAGAGACCAACCTAGGAATTTTCAAATAAGTCATGGAGTTTCTCGATGATTTTCTTTAAGGGGTTTCGGGACCGGTGGATGGGGCAGTTTTCACCGGGAACCAGCCCCTCCAGGAAGACTTCCTTTATCGGATGGGGACACCGACCGGGCACGGCCAGTTTTCCGCTCTCAGGGCAGACGGCGGCCTCCACCACACCGGGCGGTTTCTGAAACCAGCCCCCCGAGAGGTGCTGGGGAATCTGCTTGATCAGGTCGGCCCATATGGGTAGTGCAGCGGAAGCCCCGGTTTCCCGGATGGAGGTGCCGTCGTCAAAGCCCACCCAGACAAGGGCCAGGATATCCGGGGTGTAGCCTACGAACCAGGCGTCCCGGTAATCGTTGGTTGTGCCGGTCTTTCCGGCCACGGGCAGAGTGACCCCGAATTTTCTCAGGGAACGCGCCGTTCCGCTTGTTACTACGCTGCGGAGCAAAGAGCTCATAATGTAGGCCTTGGCCGGGGAGGTCACCCTCTGAATGGTCATGTGGCGGCGTTCCAGAACGTTGCTCTTCTCGTCCACGACCTCTTTCAGGGACAGGGGAAAGGGAAGCAGTCCGTCTGCAGCAAAGGGACAGTAGGCCCTTGCGAGTTCTATGGGAATGACTTCAAGGGCCCCCAGGGCCAGTGAAGGATAAGGTTTCATGGGAGTGGAGAATCCGAAAAGACGGGCGGTCCTGGCAACGTTACCCAGTCCTACCTTCATGGCCAAGTCCACGGTCGCCAGATTCACCGAACGGGCAAGGGCTTCCCTCAGGCTGAGCCGTTTTTCCGGCACCGGGGAGAAGTTTCGGGGATTCCAGGACCTCCCCTTCACCTGGTAGGTAGCGGGAAGGTTGGAAAGCCGGGTGGCGGGGGAGAAACGATCCAGCCCGCATAGAAAGACAAAGGGTTTGAAGGCGCTTCCGGGTTGTCGTTTCGCCTGGGTCGCGCGGTTGAATTGGTTGACACCGTAATTCCGCCCCCCCACCAGGGCAAGGATGTAGCCGGTCTTGGGCTGCATGACGATGATCGCCCCCTGCAGCCGTTTCCCAGGGGCCCTGCGGGAGAGGCCGGGGTGTCGCTTCTCGATCCTTGCCAGGCCCCGGGAAAGGGCCTTCTCCGCAGCCCTCTGGACCTGGGTGTCCAGGGTGGTGTAAATTGAAAGTCCCAGGCTGGAGAGGACCTTTGGTGGGTAGAGGGCCTTGAGCTGCCGGGAGAGATAATCCATGAAGT
This genomic interval carries:
- a CDS encoding radical SAM protein, encoding MMGQFRYKALNGIRALRRWVVPYILSELHPDKFHPVLCYLFTDWKCNVDCHYCFQNDNARPGMSWETAKSSIDWLKAIGCRVLSIMGGEPLIRKKFILDVIRYGSENGFFVYLPTNGQLMDERFIDEMGEAGLAALNLAVDCVEPKPGLPKAFSKIEPQFRYLVKQQEKYGYLVFLNINICRNNIEDARRLTEIAHEYRIGTDYHLNEAPHDFVRTDHYKHKEDSLYILPEQYDQVDELLDWLIEKQQRDRWPMVNPVAHLETLKKRMRGTIPAWDCRAGQSGFLIRPDGSLAPCFDMITYDHDWGHIWRPRFDPEELKALKAKCLPNCSSTCFYTLGHYYNPRYIPEWVRKHARVG
- a CDS encoding DUF72 domain-containing protein: MRPEIRIGTSGWNYDHWKGLFYPEDHPKSRWLEYYSGHFDTVELNATFYRLPAHTTFLNWHRRTPDSFLWSLKASRYLTHVRRLDDPEEPLQRFYEASEGLQNKRGPILFQLPPSLAYDEGLLKNFLDHLDPACLHTLEVRHPSWLRDDFFRALEESNIAFCISDTAGRYPYTETVTADFVYIRLHGSKTLYKSSYTEEELSLWAEKIRAWNRTTFVYFDNDYGGHAIMNARRLKELLSLHPHVE
- a CDS encoding DsrE/DsrF/DrsH-like family protein, whose product is MEEKKDKAAFICVKDTLDGAYPSLVLAINAARQGMEAKVFYSFMGLNMLLKGGAERAKFIPPGVMGAIPGMSTIATGMMKKKIDKANIPSLAELQEIAQLEGVELIACKMSVDMMEIDESKLIEGAIVWTAEDFIKYAKDCRICLFT
- a CDS encoding tetratricopeptide repeat protein codes for the protein MTYLKIPRLVSGLLACVLFLAAGCAPVIRESPAARAPEPPSKVAPASPPGVPEPGRRLGPRTLASLRLTEEARLLLEAERPDDAIRILERAVALDPRNGRNYYYLAEAWIMKGNRGQALEFNRLAEIYLQQDPGWIRKVRRQKERIRR
- a CDS encoding PBP1A family penicillin-binding protein gives rise to the protein MKRFEKKRHLLFSIFTGAGLVLGLAVLPLLFYGWSISRDIDKRFSDRRWSIPSRVYSDSTLLFPGQKVLSSSLFKKLKDLGYREVEHRPNRKGEMRKRGKKSIEIFLRDLRLPSRKRDGFPVVIRMGGGEIHAIVDARNGKSIPLLELEPEELMLFFGPEREQRRLISISQVPDHVLKAFLAAEDRRFYRHHGLDLRGIIRALYTDLRKGKIAQGGSTITQQLAKNYFLTPERTLRRKLKEMLMALVIELMYDKDEILEIYLNEIYFGQKGSVAVNGLGEAALFYFGKPVEELSLEEGAAIAGLVRAPNLYSPYISRKRCKARRDTVLKQMFTQGWISREEYQRAVTSPVLPAGFNTYGKKAPYFMDYLSRQLKALYPPKVLSSLGLSIYTTLDTQVQRAAEKALSRGLARIEKRHPGLSRRAPGKRLQGAIIVMQPKTGYILALVGGRNYGVNQFNRATQAKRQPGSAFKPFVFLCGLDRFSPATRLSNLPATYQVKGRSWNPRNFSPVPEKRLSLREALARSVNLATVDLAMKVGLGNVARTARLFGFSTPMKPYPSLALGALEVIPIELARAYCPFAADGLLPFPLSLKEVVDEKSNVLERRHMTIQRVTSPAKAYIMSSLLRSVVTSGTARSLRKFGVTLPVAGKTGTTNDYRDAWFVGYTPDILALVWVGFDDGTSIRETGASAALPIWADLIKQIPQHLSGGWFQKPPGVVEAAVCPESGKLAVPGRCPHPIKEVFLEGLVPGENCPIHRSRNPLKKIIEKLHDLFENS